The Pan paniscus chromosome 1, NHGRI_mPanPan1-v2.0_pri, whole genome shotgun sequence genome has a segment encoding these proteins:
- the LOC100987295 gene encoding nuclear transport factor 2, protein MGDKPVWEPIGSSFNQHYYQLFDNDRTQLGAIYIDASCLTWEVRQFQGKAAAVEKLSSLPFQKIQNSLTAQDHQPTPDSCIIGVVVGQLKADEDPIKGFHQMFLLKNINDGFCANDMFRFALHNFG, encoded by the coding sequence ATGGGAGACAAGCCAGTTTGGGAGCCGATTGGATCCAGCTTCAATCAACATTACTACCAGTTATTTGATAACGATAGAACGCAACTAGGCGCAATTTACATTGATGCTTCATGCCTTACGTGGGAAGTACGACAGTTCCAGGGGAAAGCTGCCGCTGTGGAGAAGTTGTCTAGCCTTCCCTTCCAGAAAATCCAGAACAGCCTCACGGCGCAGGACCATCAGCCCACGCCAGATAGCTGCATTATCGGCGTGGTTGTGGGCCAGCTTAAGGCGGATGAAGACCCCATCAAGGGGTTCCACCAGATGTTCCTATTAAAGAATATCAACGATGGCTTTTGCGCCAATGACATGTTCAGGTTTGCCCTGCACAATTTCGGCTGA